GAAAAAAAAAAACTAAAGAGTTCGCATTTACACATCGCCAATAAAATATTACTCCACAATACAATACGAAAAAATAACGAACATATTCTTATAGGTGAGGTATACTACCCAATTTATAACAGAAATAACAACCTATACAACCCTTTTTCTTTTAATAATTACTTTCCTTATCAAAATCAATACAGATATAGTAATTACACATATTATCCCGTAAAATATGAATATACTTACGTTGTCATAATCTCTTTTAATAATGCAGGTGAGATTCTTTGGGATAATTCTTTTGCAGTAGATAATGTTTCTTCATATACATTGGAAAAAAATATTGCAACAGTTACCTCAGAAAACTCTATAACTATGCTGTATATTCACCAAGGGGAAATTCGCTCCCGAATTATCCAATCCCAAGATATACAAACTGAAAAACGCAATAGCATCAAACTAAAATACCCCGATGACGAACTAGAATATAGAGCAACCCACATTGCACATTTAGAAAAATGGTATGAAAATAATGTATATCTCTATGGAGTCCAATATGTGAAAAATAAGAAAGAACAACAAATTCCTTTGCAAAGAAAGATCTTTTATATAAATAAAATCGTCTGCAAGTAATATAACTCTTTTTATCCCAAATGTCAACAAAAATTATTATTAAAAGAATATTCTTAGCTCCTTTTTATACCATATTTGTGACAGCAAGTGGTATAAAAAACTTTTTATACAATAAAAAAATAATCCCATCTATCACCTTTCCAATACCCATCATTTGTGTAGGAAATCTCACAATGGGCGGAAGTGGAAAGACCCCCCTTATAGAATATCTCATACATTTTTTATACAGTAAAAACATATATCCATGTATTTTAAGCAGAGGGTACGGCAGGAAAACAAGCGGGTTTAGAATCGCATCTCATGAGGACTCCAGCACTACCATAGGGGACGAACCATTTCTTATTTTTCAAAAATACTTTTCTAAAATATGTCTGTATGTATCTGAAAATAGAGTTTTAGGAATAAAAAAAATACTCACAATACACAAGTCCCCAGTAGTTCTCATGGATGATGGCTATCAGCACCGCTCTCTCAACCCCCATTTTAAAATACTACTCACCACTTTTGAAAAACCTTTTTTTAAAGATTATATTTTTCCATTAGGTATGCTACGTGAAAGCAGACATAATGCTCAAAGAACTAATATAGTCATCATAACTAAATGCCCTCCTGTTATTTCAACTTCTCAAAAAATATATTTTACCAAAAACATAGAAAAATACACCAAAAAAGACACACCTATTTTTTTTAGCACTCTTCTCTATAATAGTCCTATCCCCTTCGGAAAAGAAAAGAACTCTACCAATGACATAATTTTAATAACAGGAATAGCAAACACCACCCCTCTCATACAAAAATTACAAGAAGAAAAAAAAAATATTATACAACATTTCTCCTTTCCCGACCACCATCTCTATACAGAAAAAAACCTACAAGACATCTTTTCTTTTTGGAAAAAAAATAAAAACACAAACCTATTCACCACCGAAAAAGATTTTGTAAAACTCAACTCTCCCTTATTTCAAGAACAAATTACGCAAATGCCCATCTTTTATATTCCCATACACATAAAAATAATAGAAAACGAAACCGAATTTCAAAAACAAATACTCACCGCTTGCAATAAGAGCAACCCTTTCTCATAATATTTATATACAAACAAAAATAATTTGCTAAAATCATAATGAACTCTTTTGAAAATAAAATAAAAAAAATCACACTCTCACCTCAATTCTTTGATTCTTTTCAAAAAATAGGAATCATCACTGCGGAATGGAATAAAGATATAACAGAATCCTTATACAATGCGTCTTTACAAACTCTCCAAAAAAATGGTATTCCCGAAGAACGTATACTGTCTTTATGGGTTCCAGGAGCTTATGAGCTCCCAGTGGCAGCTCAAAAAATTGCTCTATCCCATGATATATCTGCCATTATTTGCATAGGATGTGTGATACGGGGCGATACCCCCCATTTTGACTATATCTGCCAAGCAGTTACTTACGGAATAACAAAAGTAATGCTCCAATACAATAAACCTATCATATTTGGAGTACTCACTACCAATACTAAAAAACAAGCAGAGGAAAGAACCATAGGAATATACGGAAATAAAGGAACAGAATTCGCTATATCCGCCCTCAAAATGATAGATGCTTTTATTAATATTGGGAAAAAATAGAAATGAGGGAATGGTAAAAACAGTACGTTTTGTGCCATTATGGATTCTTTGTGAACTTTGTGTCTTTTGAAAAAGAAAATAATATACCACAAGGACGTAAAGAAATTATTGTGGAATCATAGCTCATTAAAAAAACTTTCCTTTACAAAATAAAAAATCTATAATAGAGAGATTAGGAATGAAAGTATTGCCAAACATTTGGTAATAATTACAAAATCTTTTATCCATAGACATAAAATGTTTGTTATCCCTTTTTTTTAATTCCCGTATATCTATCCAATGATCACCTGTATTTGGAGTAATATAGTTTTGAGAAAACTCATACTCTATTGTTGCGTTCAACATTTTGTTGCAAGTAAGAAAGAGCCTGTGATTGAGTTCCCATAGTTTTTCATAACGAGAGTGGAGCGTCTTAAAAAAAATATCTGCATAAAAGTCAAAGAAAGCCGACTTCCCGTATGCAGATCGGATAGCATTACACATTCTATTTTCCCATCTTTGTTGGTAGTCAATTCTTATATCTTTGAAAGAAGATTTCATTTTCTCGTGTTTCACAGGAACGGTTAAAAACAGAACTTTGTGAGCGGAGAGTATTTCACATCTATTTCGGTATGTTCCTTTTATATAATGCTCGTGTATATCAAAAGTCACGGCATTACTTCCCAATAACAGAGAAAAAAATTCTAAATTGGGAAGAAACGGAAGAGAGCTGAGGATAGTCTTTTTCATAATGGTATATAAAATATTTTTATTTTCCATACAATACCACTAAAAATAGATGTTTTTACAAATACTATTCTTTTTTTAATATTTTTGCATCTGAAATATGCAAGAGATTGTATTATTTGTATAAAAATAAGATATTACATTTTTTCATTTGATACAAAATAATTTTTTAATATAAAAGTAAAAAACGTAAAGCAAATTACACTATGGATAATTTTATAGTTTCCGCAAGGAAGTATCGACCCAAAGGATTTGAAGAAGTAGTAGGTCAAGAACATATCACTACGACTCTTACAAATGCTATTAAAACGAAGCACATTGGTCAAGCGATGCTTTTTTGTGGTCCTCGTGGAGTTGGAAAGACCACCTGCGCAAGAATATTTGCACGGATGATAAATGAATTTGACACACAAGAAAGTATATACGAAGCCGCACACTTAAATATTTACGAATTAGATGCCGCTTCTAACAATTCTGTAGATGACATCCGTAACCTAACAGAACAAGTCCGTTACCCTCCCCAAAAGGGAAAATATAAAGTATATATAATAGATGAAGTTCACATGCTCAGCAATCAAGCATTTAATGCTTTTCTCAAAACATTAGAAGAACCCCCCTCGTATGCTATTTTCATCCTTGCCACTACCGAAAAACACAAAGTGATACCTACTATTCTTTCCAGATGTCAAATATATGACTTCAAAAGAATTGAGATACGAGATATAGTAAAACAATTGCAAACCGTAGCAGAAAAAGAAAATATAAAAACAGAAGAAGAAGCATTGCATCTTATAGCTTCCAAAGCTGATGGAGCACTCAGAGACGCTCTTTCTCTCTTTGACCTCATCGCCACTTTTTCTTTGGATAATTCTATTACCTACAAAAACACAGTTAAAAACCTGCACATCATTGATTATGAATATTATTTCAAAATAACAGACTTTTATAATAATCAAAATATAACTGATATACTACTTCTCTACGATGAAGTCTTACAATACGGTTTTGAAGGACAAAACTTTATTTTAGGACTTATGCAGCATTTTAGGAATCTGTTTATTTGTAAGCATCCCGAAACTATTTCTTTACTCAACACATCGGAAACAGTAAAACTCCAATACAAAACACAGGCACAAGCAACTACCTCCGCTTTTTTATTTTCCGCAATGGATATTCTATCCCAAGCAGATATATATTATAAGACGAGTAAAAACCAAAGACTTCACGTAGAGCTGGCACTCATCAAAATATATAAAATACTTACTGAACCCAATGAAAAAGAAACCTCTAATGAAGAAGAGGGATTAAAAAAAAAACGAGTTTAATTGACAATAGCCCATCAATAACAAATATTGCCCAAAAAACTATTGACAGCTCAGCTCATGTTTATAAAAAAGACACTCCCAGTCTCCGTATTAATAAAACAAATACAGTAGAACAAATACAACCCCCCGATACCCAATCGGAACAAAAAAAAACTGCATCGTTAGAAGAAGTATGGAAAAACTTTAAAACTCTTTATGAACAGACCATACATCAGAGCGAATTATTAAAAAATATTTTTCAACAAGTTCCTTCTTTAAAAAATGAAAATGAATTAGAAATACACATCCAATCAGAGTTACAAAAAAATTATTTTTCAAATATAGAACCAGAACTTTTAAAATACCTCCAAAAAAACCTCTCAATTCCCGATATAAAAATAACAATACACGTACCCCCAAAAAAAACTACTACCAAGCCATTTACCAACAGAGAGAAATTTGAATATTTGGCAAAAAAAAATCCTTATCTTTTAGAAATGAAAGAAAAACTCCAATTAGAAGTCATTACCTAAACAATAAATATCTTATAAACATAATATACTATATGCTTAATAAATACAGCAAAATATTAACTCAAAATGAAACCCAGCCCGCATCACAAGCCATGCTCCACGCAATAGGGTTAAGCGAAGAAGATTTAAAAAAAGCACAAGTAGGAATAGTAAGCACGGGATACGATGGAAATCCCTGTAATATGCACCTCAACGACCTCGCAAAAGAAATAAAACAGGGAATTAACGCCCAAGAACTTATCGGCTTGATATTTCATACCATAGGTGTAAGCGATGGAATCTCTATGGGAACAGACGGTATGAGATATTCCTTACCATCAAGAGACCTCATAGCAGATTCTATAGAGACAGTAGTCAATGCCCAATATTACGATGCGGTAATAACCGTGGTAGGATGCGATAAAAATATGCCCGGTGCTATGATGGCATTAGCAAGAATCAATCGCCCCAGTATATTAGTATACGGAGGAACAATATCCCCTGGATGCTATAAAGGAAAGGACTTAAATGTAGTATCTGCTTTTGAAGCATGGGGACAAAAAGTAGCAGGCACCATAACAGAAGAAGATTATAAAGGAATTATAAAAAATGCCTGCCCCGGACCCGGGGCCTGCGGGGGAATGTACACAGCAAATACTATGTCTTCTGCCATAGAAGCATTGGGAATGTCTTTACCATTTAGTGCATCAAATCCTGCTATCAGCAATGCTAAAAATGAAGAATGCCTTTCCATCGGAAAAGCAATAAAAAATTTACTACAAAAAGATATAAAGCCATTAGACATAATGACTCCAAAATCTTTTGAGAACGCTATTACCCTTGTAATGGCTTTGGGGGGGTCTACCAATGCTGTTCTGCATCTCATCGCTATGGCACGTGCCGCAAAAATACCTCTCACATTACATGACTTTCAAAATATAAGCGATAAAACCCCTTTTATAGCCGATTTAAAACCAAGCGGAAAATATCTCATGGAAGACCTCCACAAAGTAGGAGGAATACCCGCAGTAATGAAATTTTTACTCAAAGAAAAATTCCTACACGGAGAGTGTCTCACCGTTACAGGAAAAACAATTTCTGAAAATATGGATACTGTCAAAGACCTCGCTCCCCATCAAACTATCATAAAACCCATTCAGAACCCTTTTAAAAAAACGGGACATATTCAAATCCTCTATGGAAACCTCGCAGAAAAAGGTGCTGTTGCTAAAATTACAGGAAAGGAAGGGGAAACATTCGAAGGAACAGCCCATGTTTTTGAGAGTGAACAAGAGACAAATGATGCAATAGTGCAAGGAAAAATCAAAAATGGAGAGGTAATCGTTATAAGATATACGGGACCAAAAGGAGCTCCTGGTATGCCCGAGATGCTCAAACCAACATCTGCTATCATGGGAGCAGGATTAGGGGATAAAGTAGCACTCATAACCGATGGAAGATTCTCGGGAGGAACACACGGATTTGTAGTAGGACACATAACTCCCGAAGCCGCAGAAGGTGGGAATATAGCCCTTATAAAAAACGGCGATAGTATCAGCATAGATATTCATAACAGAACCTTAGATCTAAAAATATCCCAAGCAGAACTGGAAAAAAGAAGAAAGGAATGGAAAAAACCACCTCCATCTGCCAAAAACGGGTACCTCGCAAAGTATATACAATTAGTAAAATCAGCATCTGAAGGGTGCGTAACCGATGAAATAATTTTGTAACTAATCAGCAGGTATTTTAACCAAAAATCTCATAAAAAAGTATTTTATTGCTAAATACATAAGGTGGGTTCTAAAAGTTGATTTATTCAAAAAAAAAATGTTAGTAACTATTGATTTTTAAGGGATACAGTTTTTAGGATTTGAATTTTTAGAACCCATTAGGTGTGTTCAATCAGTACAAAAATATAAAAAAAGATGAATTCAAACGGTTTTATTTAGAAAAATTAGAAAAAATGTAAACTAATAAGAATAAAATATGTACTTTTTTTTGACTTTTTAAATATATAAAATAGGTCTTATATTTTTAAAAATTAAAACCTAAAAAACAATTTTTAGAACCCACCATATGTTACATTGTATAAAATTTGTGATAATTTTTTCTATTGCGCTAAATAGTTACAATAAACTCTAAAATAACTTATAATTCATAACTTTCTCTCTAAAAAGCAAAATAATTATGCAAAAAAAGAGCCACAATAAAATATACCGTTAATCCTAATAAATCATTTATCGTAGTAATAAAAGGACCCGATGCCAATGCAGGATTCAGTTTTATTTTATTTAGTAATATAGGTGTAATAGTTCCCATAACAGAAGAAAGGATTATCACCACGAAAAGAGAAATCCCAACAGTCAGTGCTAAAAAAAGATCAGAATATAGTGTATAAATAGAGGCAAACACAACACTACTTATAACAAGTCCATTCAAAAAAGAAATAAGCATTGTCTTACGAAGTTTTAAGGTTATTTTTTCTCTAAATATCATTGCTTTGGTGATATTCTGCACTACTATGGAAGAAGATTGTATACCTACATTGCCTCCAGTGGCTGTTATCAGAGGTATAAAAAAAGCAATAGCGGGGATGAGCATTAACTCTTGCTCAAACAAACTTATAAATTTTGCCCCCAATAACCCACCCGCGGTTCCTATAAAAAGCCATGGTAACCTCGCTTTTGTCAGTTTCCAAACAGAATGTTGCTCTGAAACACTCTCCGAGTATCCTGCCATAAGATTCCTTTGCGTCTCTGCTATTTCTGTTATCACATCTACAATATCGTCTATTGTAATCATACCAATCAGTTTTTTATGAGCATTTATTACAGGTATCACCTCTAAATTATACTTTTGCATAATGTCAGCTACATGTTTTTGGTCATGCTTCGCTTCCACATAATGAACATGCTTATTATAAATATTTTCTATTTTATGTGCGTGGTCAGAAATCAAAATTCGCTTCGGCGAAACCCTTCCTAAGAGTTTACCATATGAATCCACTACATAAACAGAATAAAACTTCCGCACCCACTGTGCTTGTTTTTTTATTTCCTCTACACACTGTCCGACTGTCCAATCATAATGTACTTTTATAAGTTCTTTTGCCATAATTCCACCCGCACTATCAGAAGGATAATGCAGTAATTCCCTGATATTATTTGCCTTTTCCTCATTATGTATGAAACTAATTATTTCATTCATAAAAATTTGCTCTTGCTCAATCAGTATATCCACACAATCATCAGAATCTATATACTCCAAAAAGAGTGCTATCCGTTCCGCAGAAAATTCTTTCAAAAAATCCCTCCGAGTATACTCATCTATGTTATTTATTATCTTAGATTGCGTTTTTATATCTACCAAATCTATGATATACTTAGAATACTCGGTATTAAAAAGATACAAAAGCTGCGATATATCAATAGCTCTCATCCCTTTTATTTTATTCCTCACGGCATCATCATTTTTTTCTGCTAAGGATTGCTTTAGATCCTCTAAAAATTCCTCGTTTATTGGGAAAGACATATCTAAAATATAAAATGAATAAAAAATAAAGGTGGGTTCTAAAAATTGATTTTTAAGGGATACAGTTTTTAGGATTTGAATTTTTAGAACCCTTCAACTATAATATAATTTGTATTCCTACGTAGTGAAACTATACAAATAATTATTTGTAATTATTGTATTTGTTTTTAATGTATTTATGAATACTACCTAATGTAGAACCTATGTGTTAGTTTTAAAATTTTGGTAAGTTCCAAAACTCTGGTAAAAATTAATCTGTTTACAATTTCTACATATTCTCTACCTCATTACATGCACGTATCCTTTATATGTCTTTTTAGTAGAGGTGTTTGCATATCCTTTTATTTCAAATGTTATCAAGTAAAAGAATATTCCTGATATTGTTGTTTTGTTGTCTATAGTTCCGTTCCATAGGTGGAGGTTTGGAGGGTTTACGACAGATTCTTTTTCTACTATAGTAGTTCCATCTGTATTTATGATGAGTACTGAGTATTTGTAGATGTTTTGTAAGGGGTAGTTTTCTTGCTCTGTATCACTTATTTTGGTGTATGGCGCTAATATATCATTTACACCATCGTTATTAGGAGTGAATACATTGGGGATATGGAGTTCGGGGATAGTAATCCCTTCTATTTCGAGGGTTATGTCAACGGATTCGGCTGGTTTATAGTTTCTATTCCCTGTTTGAAATGCGGTTATGAGGATAGTCCCTGGTTTGGATAGGATAATATATTGATCGGAAATGACACCTATTTCTGTGTTGGATGAGGTAAATGATACTACGGGTAAGCGAGATGTCGCTTCGGCGAGGAGAGGGATTTTATTGTTGTCAAAAGAAAGTGTGTATTTTGGAATTGGTGGGAAAGAAATAGTTTGATTTGCTTGATGAACGATGAGGGTTCTTGTGACAGATAGGGCTTCAAAGAAAGATTCGTTTCCCATTTGTCTTGCGGTGATAGAGGTAGTTCCTGCGTTGAG
This DNA window, taken from Chitinophagaceae bacterium, encodes the following:
- the mgtE gene encoding magnesium transporter, yielding MSFPINEEFLEDLKQSLAEKNDDAVRNKIKGMRAIDISQLLYLFNTEYSKYIIDLVDIKTQSKIINNIDEYTRRDFLKEFSAERIALFLEYIDSDDCVDILIEQEQIFMNEIISFIHNEEKANNIRELLHYPSDSAGGIMAKELIKVHYDWTVGQCVEEIKKQAQWVRKFYSVYVVDSYGKLLGRVSPKRILISDHAHKIENIYNKHVHYVEAKHDQKHVADIMQKYNLEVIPVINAHKKLIGMITIDDIVDVITEIAETQRNLMAGYSESVSEQHSVWKLTKARLPWLFIGTAGGLLGAKFISLFEQELMLIPAIAFFIPLITATGGNVGIQSSSIVVQNITKAMIFREKITLKLRKTMLISFLNGLVISSVVFASIYTLYSDLFLALTVGISLFVVIILSSVMGTITPILLNKIKLNPALASGPFITTINDLLGLTVYFIVALFLHNYFAF
- the lpxK gene encoding tetraacyldisaccharide 4'-kinase, with product MSTKIIIKRIFLAPFYTIFVTASGIKNFLYNKKIIPSITFPIPIICVGNLTMGGSGKTPLIEYLIHFLYSKNIYPCILSRGYGRKTSGFRIASHEDSSTTIGDEPFLIFQKYFSKICLYVSENRVLGIKKILTIHKSPVVLMDDGYQHRSLNPHFKILLTTFEKPFFKDYIFPLGMLRESRHNAQRTNIVIITKCPPVISTSQKIYFTKNIEKYTKKDTPIFFSTLLYNSPIPFGKEKNSTNDIILITGIANTTPLIQKLQEEKKNIIQHFSFPDHHLYTEKNLQDIFSFWKKNKNTNLFTTEKDFVKLNSPLFQEQITQMPIFYIPIHIKIIENETEFQKQILTACNKSNPFS
- a CDS encoding WbqC family protein; protein product: MKKTILSSLPFLPNLEFFSLLLGSNAVTFDIHEHYIKGTYRNRCEILSAHKVLFLTVPVKHEKMKSSFKDIRIDYQQRWENRMCNAIRSAYGKSAFFDFYADIFFKTLHSRYEKLWELNHRLFLTCNKMLNATIEYEFSQNYITPNTGDHWIDIRELKKRDNKHFMSMDKRFCNYYQMFGNTFIPNLSIIDFLFCKGKFF
- the dnaX gene encoding DNA polymerase III subunit gamma/tau → MDNFIVSARKYRPKGFEEVVGQEHITTTLTNAIKTKHIGQAMLFCGPRGVGKTTCARIFARMINEFDTQESIYEAAHLNIYELDAASNNSVDDIRNLTEQVRYPPQKGKYKVYIIDEVHMLSNQAFNAFLKTLEEPPSYAIFILATTEKHKVIPTILSRCQIYDFKRIEIRDIVKQLQTVAEKENIKTEEEALHLIASKADGALRDALSLFDLIATFSLDNSITYKNTVKNLHIIDYEYYFKITDFYNNQNITDILLLYDEVLQYGFEGQNFILGLMQHFRNLFICKHPETISLLNTSETVKLQYKTQAQATTSAFLFSAMDILSQADIYYKTSKNQRLHVELALIKIYKILTEPNEKETSNEEEGLKKKRV
- the ilvD gene encoding dihydroxy-acid dehydratase; this translates as MLNKYSKILTQNETQPASQAMLHAIGLSEEDLKKAQVGIVSTGYDGNPCNMHLNDLAKEIKQGINAQELIGLIFHTIGVSDGISMGTDGMRYSLPSRDLIADSIETVVNAQYYDAVITVVGCDKNMPGAMMALARINRPSILVYGGTISPGCYKGKDLNVVSAFEAWGQKVAGTITEEDYKGIIKNACPGPGACGGMYTANTMSSAIEALGMSLPFSASNPAISNAKNEECLSIGKAIKNLLQKDIKPLDIMTPKSFENAITLVMALGGSTNAVLHLIAMARAAKIPLTLHDFQNISDKTPFIADLKPSGKYLMEDLHKVGGIPAVMKFLLKEKFLHGECLTVTGKTISENMDTVKDLAPHQTIIKPIQNPFKKTGHIQILYGNLAEKGAVAKITGKEGETFEGTAHVFESEQETNDAIVQGKIKNGEVIVIRYTGPKGAPGMPEMLKPTSAIMGAGLGDKVALITDGRFSGGTHGFVVGHITPEAAEGGNIALIKNGDSISIDIHNRTLDLKISQAELEKRRKEWKKPPPSAKNGYLAKYIQLVKSASEGCVTDEIIL
- the ribH gene encoding 6,7-dimethyl-8-ribityllumazine synthase; its protein translation is MNSFENKIKKITLSPQFFDSFQKIGIITAEWNKDITESLYNASLQTLQKNGIPEERILSLWVPGAYELPVAAQKIALSHDISAIICIGCVIRGDTPHFDYICQAVTYGITKVMLQYNKPIIFGVLTTNTKKQAEERTIGIYGNKGTEFAISALKMIDAFINIGKK